From Schistocerca cancellata isolate TAMUIC-IGC-003103 chromosome 6, iqSchCanc2.1, whole genome shotgun sequence, a single genomic window includes:
- the LOC126088330 gene encoding uncharacterized protein DDB_G0271670-like, with protein sequence MGSSTSSVQEPVPTAASQYNHRCDIERGKHSSLSSSSSSSLSSSSSSLSSSSSSLSSSLSSSSSSSLSSSSLSSSSSSSLSSSSSLSSSSSSSSLSSSSSLSSSSSLSSSSSLSSSSSLSSSSSLSSSSSLSSSSSSSLSSSSSSSLSSSSSSSLSSSSSSSLSSSSLSSSSSSSSSLSSSSSSSSSLSSSSSSLSSSSSSLSSSSSSLSSSSSSLSSSSSSLSSSSSSLSSSSSSLSSSSSSSSSLSSSSSSLSSSSSSLSSSSSSLSSSSSSLSSSSSSLSSSSSSSLSSSSSSSSSLSSSSSSLSSSSLSSSSLSSSSSSSSSLSSSSSSSSLSSSSSSSSSSSSSSSLSSSSSSSSLSSSSSSLSSSSSSLSSSSSLSSLSSSSSSLSSSSSSSLSSSSSSLSSSSSSLSSSSSSLSSSSSSLSSSSSSLSSSSSSLSSSSSSLSSSSLSSSSSSLSSSSSSLSSSSSSSSLSSSSSSSSSLSSSSSLSSSSSSSSSLSSSSSSSLSSSSSSLSSSLSSSLSSSSSSSSSSLSSSSSSSSFLPEFLICYYIVNDRFGSPAFPSIPENVLMFKKGVCDY encoded by the exons gaaagcattcatcattgtcgtcgtcgtcgtcgtcgtcattgtcgtcgtcgtcgtcgtcattgtcgtcgtcgtcgtcgtcattgtcgtcgtcattgtcgtcgtcgtcgtcgtcgtcattgtcgtcgtcgtcattgtcgtcgtcgtcgtcgtcgtcattgtcgtcgtcgtcgtcattgtcgtcgtcgtcgtcgtcgtcgtcattgtcgtcgtcgtcgtcattgtcgtcgtcgtcgtcattgtcgtcgtcgtcgtcattgtcgtcgtcgtcgtcattgtcgtcgtcgtcgtcattgtcgtcgtcgtcgtcattgtcgtcgtcgtcgtcgtcgtcattgtcgtcgtcgtcgtcgtcgtcattgtcgtcgtcgtcgtcgtcgtcattgtcgtcgtcgtcgtcgtcgtcattgtcgtcgtcgtcattgtcgtcgtcgtcgtcgtcgtcgtcgtcattgtcgtcgtcgtcgtcgtcgtcgtcgtcattgtcgtcgtcatcgtcgtcattgtcgtcgtcgtcgtcgtcattgtcgtcgtcatcgtcgtcattgtcgtcgtcatcgtcgtcattgtcgtcgtcgtcgtcgtcattgtcgtcgtcgtcgtcgtcattgtcgtcgtcgtcgtcgtcattgtcgtcgtcgtcgtcgtcgtcgtcgtcattgtcgtcgtcgtcgtcgtcattgtcgtcgtcgtcgtcgtcattgtcgtcgtcgtcgtcgtcattgtcgtcgtcgtcgtcgtcattgtcgtcgtcgtcgtcgtcattgtcgtcgtcgtcgtcgtcgtcattgtcgtcgtcgtcgtcgtcgtcgtcgtcattgtcgtcgtcgtcgtcgtcattgtcgtcgtcgtcattgtcgtcgtcgtcattgtcgtcgtcgtcgtcgtcgtcgtcgtcattgtcgtcgtcgtcgtcgtcgtcgtcattgtcgtcgtcgtcgtcgtcgtcgtcgtcgtcgtcgtcgtcgtcgtcattgtcgtcgtcgtcgtcgtcgtcgtcattgtcgtcgtcgtcgtcgtcattgtcgtcgtcgtcgtcgtcattgtcgtcgtcgtcgtcattgtcgtcattgtcgtcgtcgtcgtcgtcattgtcgtcgtcgtcgtcgtcgtcattgtcgtcgtcgtcgtcgtcattgtcgtcgtcgtcgtcgtcattgtcgtcgtcgtcgtcgtcattgtcgtcgtcgtcgtcgtcattgtcgtcgtcgtcgtcgtcattgtcgtcgtcgtcgtcgtcattgtcgtcgtcgtcgtcgtcattgtcgtcgtcgtcattgtcgtcgtcgtcgtcgtcattgtcgtcgtcgtcgtcgtcattgtcgtcgtcgtcgtcgtcgtcgtcattgtcgtcgtcgtcgtcgtcgtcgtcgtcattgtcgtcgtcgtcgtcattgtcgtcgtcgtcgtcgtcgtcgtcgtcattgtcgtcgtcgtcgtcgtcgtcattgtcgtcgtcgtcgtcgtcattgtcgtcgtcattgtcgtcgtcattgtcgtcgtcgtcgtcgtcgtcgtcgtcgtcattgtcgtcgtcgtcgtcgtcgtcgtcatt ccttcctgaattcctgatctgttattatatagtcaatgacagatttggttcccctgccttcccaagtataccggagaatgttcttatgtttaaaaaaggagtttgtgattactaa